The Candidatus Brocadiia bacterium genome has a segment encoding these proteins:
- a CDS encoding DUF362 domain-containing protein: MKSKILFKPVQSGEDTAAICDKVAQLFQAVTLKKYIRKDDLVALKIHMGEGRKKTFVSPDFIRPIIDQVKECGGKPFVTDTNTLYTGRRSNAVDHLMMAHENGFSVENLGCPVIIGDGMIGESQVSVMGPEGKWAHICGLARRADVIIGIAHCTGHLLSGYGGALKNIGMGLAGRGGKLDQHSGVLPDIAISECVGCGICVVHCPARAISLKDKKAYADRKKCYGCGECYAVCPNGAVKVEKWHAASDMVQAKMARYCSAILKDRKALFINFAINVTKNCDCIGEPEKPIANDTGILAGTDPVALDVASIKAIIKTAGADVFKQAWPDVDYNIQFREAEKLGVGSTEYEVVND; encoded by the coding sequence ATGAAAAGCAAGATTTTATTCAAACCGGTTCAATCAGGCGAAGACACTGCGGCTATCTGCGATAAGGTGGCCCAGCTATTCCAGGCTGTCACCCTGAAGAAATATATCCGCAAGGATGACCTGGTGGCATTGAAGATACATATGGGCGAAGGCCGGAAGAAGACCTTTGTTTCGCCCGATTTCATCAGGCCGATTATTGACCAGGTCAAGGAATGCGGCGGCAAGCCGTTCGTGACCGACACCAACACGCTTTATACCGGCCGGCGGTCCAACGCGGTGGACCATCTGATGATGGCTCACGAAAACGGTTTCTCCGTAGAAAACCTGGGTTGTCCGGTGATTATCGGCGACGGTATGATCGGCGAGAGCCAGGTTTCGGTTATGGGGCCGGAGGGCAAGTGGGCTCATATCTGCGGGCTGGCCCGGCGGGCCGACGTGATTATTGGCATTGCCCATTGCACCGGGCATCTTTTGTCCGGATACGGTGGCGCGCTCAAGAATATCGGCATGGGGCTGGCCGGCCGGGGCGGGAAGCTGGACCAGCATTCGGGCGTGCTGCCGGATATTGCCATAAGCGAGTGCGTCGGATGCGGGATATGCGTGGTGCATTGCCCGGCCAGGGCGATTAGTCTCAAGGATAAGAAGGCTTATGCGGATAGGAAGAAATGCTACGGCTGCGGCGAGTGTTATGCCGTCTGTCCGAACGGCGCGGTAAAAGTTGAAAAGTGGCATGCCGCGTCGGATATGGTCCAGGCGAAGATGGCCCGGTATTGCTCGGCGATACTAAAGGACAGGAAGGCATTGTTCATTAATTTCGCGATTAACGTCACCAAGAACTGCGACTGTATCGGCGAGCCGGAAAAGCCCATTGCCAATGATACCGGGATACTGGCCGGGACCGACCCGGTGGCCTTGGATGTGGCCAGTATTAAGGCGATTATCAAAACTGCCGGTGCCGATGTCTTTAAACAGGCCTGGCCGGATGTCGATTATAATATCCAGTTCCGCGAAGCGGAAAAGCTGGGCGTAGGCTCGACTGAATACGAGGTGGTCAATGATTAA
- the rsmI gene encoding 16S rRNA (cytidine(1402)-2'-O)-methyltransferase, producing MSGVLYLVGTPIGNLEDITLRALRILKEVDFIACEDTRVTSKLLAHYQIKKSLLSYFEHNKDYRSKHLVQLMLSGKNIALVSNAGTPLISDPGYELVKLCAENGIRVIGIPGPSALITALSVSGLPTAGFVFEGFLPLKPSKRKKHLEQLRQEKRSIVIYEAPHRIHKTLAQISEILGNRPMALCREMTKFFEEIKYGLTSEIAEQIKDKDIKGEITLVISGFRPDPVNNEWDRLPQG from the coding sequence ATGAGCGGCGTGCTCTATCTGGTCGGGACGCCCATAGGGAATCTTGAGGATATTACTCTCCGGGCATTGCGAATACTCAAGGAAGTTGATTTTATCGCCTGCGAAGATACCAGGGTCACCTCAAAACTCCTGGCCCATTATCAAATCAAGAAAAGCCTGCTCAGCTATTTCGAGCATAACAAGGATTATCGCTCCAAACATCTGGTCCAGTTAATGTTATCCGGCAAGAATATAGCCCTGGTCAGCAATGCGGGCACGCCTTTGATATCAGACCCAGGATACGAACTGGTGAAATTATGCGCCGAAAATGGCATCCGGGTAATCGGGATTCCGGGCCCGAGCGCGCTGATAACGGCCCTATCGGTTTCCGGCTTGCCTACAGCCGGATTTGTTTTCGAGGGATTCCTGCCGCTTAAACCATCCAAACGCAAGAAACACCTGGAACAACTGCGCCAGGAAAAACGGTCCATTGTAATATACGAAGCGCCTCATCGAATACATAAAACGCTGGCTCAGATTTCGGAAATACTCGGCAACCGGCCGATGGCTCTTTGCCGCGAAATGACTAAGTTCTTCGAGGAGATAAAATACGGACTGACTTCGGAAATAGCGGAACAGATAAAAGACAAGGATATTAAAGGGGAAATTACCCTGGTTATATCAGGCTTCCGTCCCGACCCTGTTAATAACGAGTGGGATCGCCTTCCTCAAGGTTGA
- the ispH gene encoding 4-hydroxy-3-methylbut-2-enyl diphosphate reductase, with protein sequence MRIKLAKTAGFCWGVKRALDSVLKIPPQYTVYTYGPLIHNEQVVQMLRSKGVNPVTNRTEKPIKKTKRPIIVIRAHGAPPVVQEKLSGKGYKVIDATCPHVKNSQQQVMEYARKGYHMIIVGDKAHAEVFSLVGYAQSVNPNSRPVVVSSKKETIRLFNKKDINLQVPICILAQSTFQPQLYQEIIDVVKNRCSDVIVLNTICPAPTRRQREVVELSKRVEAMVVVGDHKSANTSRLAALSRSLKVPTFQVADETELPLKNLKKFKSIGITAGTSTPDWVIQAVINRLKSNDHNQ encoded by the coding sequence ATGAGAATAAAACTTGCTAAAACTGCAGGATTCTGCTGGGGTGTAAAACGAGCTCTTGACTCAGTCCTGAAAATCCCGCCTCAATATACAGTCTATACATATGGACCGCTTATTCATAACGAACAAGTTGTTCAAATGTTGAGAAGTAAAGGCGTAAATCCGGTAACAAATCGCACCGAGAAACCAATAAAAAAAACAAAAAGACCTATTATTGTAATTCGGGCGCATGGCGCACCACCAGTCGTTCAGGAAAAACTTTCCGGGAAAGGCTATAAAGTCATAGATGCCACCTGTCCTCACGTCAAGAATTCCCAACAACAGGTAATGGAATACGCCCGTAAAGGTTACCATATGATTATTGTCGGTGATAAAGCACATGCTGAAGTATTCAGCCTGGTTGGCTATGCGCAATCGGTAAATCCAAATTCACGCCCGGTAGTGGTGAGTTCTAAGAAAGAAACTATTCGTTTATTTAATAAAAAAGATATTAACCTGCAAGTACCCATATGTATTCTGGCGCAAAGCACTTTCCAACCGCAGCTTTACCAGGAAATAATTGATGTGGTTAAAAATAGATGCTCCGATGTCATAGTTCTAAACACAATCTGCCCTGCGCCTACCCGCCGCCAAAGAGAAGTTGTCGAATTAAGCAAACGGGTCGAAGCTATGGTTGTGGTCGGCGACCATAAAAGCGCCAACACATCCAGATTAGCAGCACTATCAAGATCTCTAAAGGTGCCAACTTTCCAGGTAGCGGATGAAACAGAGTTACCTCTTAAAAACCTCAAAAAATTCAAATCTATTGGTATTACAGCCGGAACTTCTACCCCAGACTGGGTGATTCAGGCGGTCATCAATCGTCTAAAAAGTAATGACCATAATCAATGA
- the waaF gene encoding lipopolysaccharide heptosyltransferase II codes for MNTDYKHILIKTPNWLGDAVMSLPVLKAVRYLFPESRIAVLSRSNLAELFKYERAIDDIIPYEDAKGLKKIGAEIKLIKHLKNKRFDLVIILPRSFHSALVSFLTKITHRVGYASEGRGGLLTQSLPRTKEILTQHRVYYFLNLLSVWSANKPVPFSAPQITTSPEEEKWATGQIKKAIASGAEYFIAINPGATYGDAKCWPTERFVELSKKLLDKYSGLHIVIIGGPNEAKLGNLISRQIDSNRVIDFTGQTSILQLTALLKKCKLLVTNDTGPMHVSAAVGTPVAAIFGPTDTSTTGPFGNGHSIICKKAACAPCLKRSCPTDHKCMRLITVEEVFQVCKKYL; via the coding sequence ATGAATACGGATTACAAACACATATTAATCAAGACACCCAACTGGCTGGGCGACGCGGTAATGTCCCTGCCGGTGCTCAAAGCCGTACGCTACCTGTTCCCCGAAAGCCGCATCGCGGTTCTGTCCCGTTCCAACCTGGCCGAGCTGTTCAAGTACGAGCGCGCCATAGACGACATCATCCCCTATGAAGACGCCAAGGGATTGAAAAAAATCGGCGCCGAGATAAAACTTATCAAGCACCTCAAGAACAAGCGGTTTGACCTGGTCATCATCCTGCCCCGTTCGTTCCATTCGGCACTGGTAAGCTTTCTGACAAAAATAACCCATCGCGTCGGCTATGCCAGCGAAGGCCGCGGCGGATTGCTGACCCAAAGCCTGCCCAGGACCAAAGAAATCCTGACCCAGCATAGGGTCTATTATTTCCTGAACCTGCTTTCAGTCTGGAGCGCTAATAAGCCCGTGCCCTTCTCGGCCCCGCAGATTACGACTTCACCGGAGGAAGAGAAATGGGCAACCGGACAGATTAAAAAAGCAATCGCTTCCGGAGCGGAATATTTCATAGCCATCAACCCCGGCGCGACTTACGGCGATGCCAAATGCTGGCCAACAGAACGATTCGTGGAACTGTCAAAAAAGCTGCTTGATAAATACAGCGGATTGCATATCGTCATCATCGGCGGCCCGAACGAAGCCAAGCTGGGCAACCTGATTTCCCGGCAAATTGACAGCAACCGGGTGATTGATTTTACCGGCCAGACCTCGATACTTCAGCTGACCGCCCTGCTCAAAAAATGCAAACTGCTGGTAACCAACGACACCGGGCCGATGCACGTGTCCGCCGCCGTGGGCACTCCGGTCGCGGCTATATTCGGGCCGACCGACACCTCAACCACCGGCCCGTTCGGCAACGGGCATTCGATTATCTGCAAAAAGGCCGCTTGCGCCCCGTGCCTTAAACGCTCCTGCCCGACCGACCACAAATGTATGAGGCTGATTACGGTTGAAGAAGTGTTCCAGGTATGTAAAAAATATCTTTAG
- a CDS encoding lipopolysaccharide kinase InaA family protein, whose protein sequence is MKPVNSEAFESIKDDGLFYLIRKGYQDIIKNIKTASPGKTVQGRGSYNTFKTGADTSAVIRQYKRGGLSSALLPDIFWGNTRAINELNMTEQAIKSNVPAPEILGIITKPVFGPLCQLWIITKEIDAPTLAEAIVSLGETDSPEELLSRKTNLFKMVNASIKKLHQAGILHRDLHIRNILVNRDKAYIIDFDGAKDLENQQSELNSLIRLNRSIAKFLGAAAITASDRFRFLKIYFDDNYFKANKKDIITHCLRNLRLHQIWWSIIGHK, encoded by the coding sequence ATGAAGCCTGTTAATTCAGAGGCATTTGAATCGATAAAAGATGACGGCCTTTTTTATCTCATCCGCAAAGGCTATCAGGACATCATCAAAAATATCAAGACGGCGTCCCCGGGAAAAACAGTCCAGGGCCGGGGCAGCTATAATACTTTTAAAACAGGCGCTGACACTTCGGCCGTCATTCGCCAATACAAACGCGGCGGGCTAAGCAGCGCGTTACTGCCGGACATCTTTTGGGGCAATACCAGAGCCATCAATGAGCTGAATATGACCGAGCAAGCCATCAAATCAAACGTGCCGGCGCCAGAAATACTGGGTATCATTACCAAGCCAGTGTTCGGCCCCCTATGCCAGCTCTGGATTATCACCAAGGAAATCGATGCGCCCACACTGGCCGAAGCCATCGTCTCGCTGGGGGAAACTGATTCACCGGAAGAATTATTATCCAGAAAAACCAATCTATTCAAAATGGTCAACGCATCCATAAAAAAACTGCACCAGGCCGGCATCCTGCACCGCGACCTGCATATCCGCAATATCCTGGTAAACCGTGACAAGGCCTATATCATCGATTTCGATGGCGCCAAGGATTTAGAAAATCAGCAATCAGAATTAAACAGCCTGATACGCCTGAACCGCTCGATTGCCAAGTTCCTGGGAGCTGCGGCTATCACGGCTTCGGACAGATTCAGATTCCTCAAGATATATTTTGACGATAACTACTTTAAAGCTAACAAAAAAGATATCATAACCCATTGTTTAAGAAACCTCAGATTGCACCAAATCTGGTGGTCAATCATCGGGCATAAGTAA
- a CDS encoding transglutaminase family protein produces MNSIVKITFCIVSLCACFGCSAHNNLSLSNVTEKPTFKYTVKSVCEEILATPEDKLDFGRYVILLSKVVNPNINIENELRRLDNMADAVRPRLKGVNKPKEIIRVLNKYLFEDMKFKATGIKKMGNVPMEQIMVPYVLGKREGTCVPLSIIYLCLAERLDLPIYGVTLPKHFFVRYDDGETRINIDPVKKGIEVDDNSYLKIFAPLVKDADLKIKEMLLRNLSRKEILGEYLGGQLIREFIDPEKMLNYKQAVEYENYSIELFPNYSYSYVRKGTYIHFLWEENGKKDANDLNEALQYVLKAYNLYPYDLYTIVAIILIYNDMNNCQECLKMIDELYQKFSLAEVAEICTSEANDDIMFIKQKCRTKLEDRPVPK; encoded by the coding sequence ATGAATTCAATAGTAAAGATTACTTTTTGTATAGTCAGTTTATGTGCCTGTTTTGGGTGCAGCGCCCACAATAATTTATCCTTAAGCAATGTAACTGAAAAACCAACGTTTAAATATACAGTCAAATCCGTCTGCGAAGAAATCCTGGCCACACCCGAAGATAAGCTGGATTTTGGCCGATATGTTATACTGCTTAGTAAGGTTGTAAATCCAAATATAAACATAGAAAATGAATTGAGACGATTGGATAATATGGCTGATGCGGTTCGCCCCCGACTAAAGGGCGTTAATAAGCCAAAAGAAATAATAAGGGTTTTAAATAAATACTTGTTTGAGGATATGAAATTTAAAGCCACAGGCATAAAAAAAATGGGAAATGTTCCTATGGAACAAATTATGGTGCCGTATGTTTTGGGGAAAAGAGAGGGGACATGTGTTCCTTTAAGCATTATATATCTTTGTTTAGCCGAGCGTTTGGATCTGCCAATTTATGGGGTAACTTTACCGAAACACTTTTTTGTAAGGTATGATGATGGGGAAACCAGGATAAATATTGATCCTGTAAAAAAAGGTATTGAGGTTGACGACAATAGCTACTTGAAGATTTTTGCGCCCTTGGTTAAAGATGCTGACTTGAAGATCAAGGAGATGCTTTTAAGAAATTTATCACGTAAAGAAATTTTAGGGGAATATCTGGGGGGGCAGTTAATAAGAGAATTTATAGACCCTGAAAAAATGCTAAATTACAAACAGGCGGTGGAATATGAAAATTATTCAATCGAATTATTCCCAAATTATTCATATTCTTATGTCAGAAAAGGCACATATATTCATTTCTTATGGGAAGAAAATGGTAAAAAGGATGCGAATGATCTTAATGAGGCACTTCAATATGTATTAAAGGCATATAATTTATATCCTTATGATCTATATACAATAGTAGCTATAATTTTAATTTATAATGATATGAATAATTGTCAGGAATGTTTAAAAATGATAGATGAATTATATCAGAAATTCTCACTTGCAGAGGTTGCAGAGATATGCACAAGTGAAGCAAACGATGATATAATGTTTATAAAGCAAAAGTGCCGGACAAAGCTGGAAGACCGGCCTGTTCCAAAATAA
- a CDS encoding secondary thiamine-phosphate synthase enzyme YjbQ — MDILNISTHSRTELIDITGQIQGLIKKNKWQDGVLTVFVPHTTAGVTINENADPSVQRDVLKQLSKLAPVEAGYIHSEGNSDGHVKSSLVGCSLNIIVENGAMALGTWQGVYFAEFDGPRSRKVQLKFLSDK, encoded by the coding sequence ATGGATATATTGAATATCTCAACCCATTCCCGAACGGAATTGATTGATATCACCGGCCAGATTCAGGGCTTGATAAAGAAGAATAAATGGCAGGATGGGGTGCTGACCGTGTTCGTGCCGCACACAACGGCCGGGGTGACGATTAACGAAAACGCCGACCCGTCGGTGCAGAGAGATGTGCTCAAACAATTATCCAAATTAGCTCCGGTTGAGGCCGGCTATATCCACAGCGAGGGTAATTCAGACGGGCATGTCAAGAGTTCGCTGGTGGGCTGTTCGCTTAATATCATCGTCGAAAACGGGGCGATGGCGTTGGGCACATGGCAGGGCGTCTATTTCGCCGAATTCGACGGGCCGCGGAGCAGGAAGGTCCAGCTGAAATTCCTATCAGATAAGTAA
- a CDS encoding NPCBM/NEW2 domain-containing protein, producing the protein MIKMRCLFLIGLLMLALGGGAVYAAGAEVVSVDNSSYTGENIVFGADSCIVYRGVTPTEVLYNNIAGIMILSELSPAVKSPVRITTVNNDILMGKIDGGQKGKLLFSSPVIGQVELQYSAVKSIEMAVNKFFISEPGDTEEDMVYLLSGDKDRGAVTLLDSDRLVVKSSLYNKELSYKLADVGRVEFMSSPVLNKPDRPGFETTVLCRDGSRITGYIEGSKSHIGLKTRYNINYSIPLDRIIFVYFPGSRCRYLSDETPSIVKEYAWTFAQDDMFLWPYQRDRGVRIGKGEPKNISIKGAEYPKGLGVHANSELTYKFAEFTAGKSDGQYQTFYATIGLDDSAEDKASVQFVIYLDGVKAYESKVFKSGDGPEEIAIPLNKTKEMKLVVTDVGDGYVHDRAVWALARVIRP; encoded by the coding sequence ATGATTAAGATGAGATGCCTGTTTTTAATAGGGTTGTTGATGCTGGCTTTGGGCGGCGGCGCGGTCTATGCCGCCGGCGCCGAAGTGGTCAGCGTGGATAACAGCAGTTATACCGGCGAAAATATTGTTTTCGGCGCAGACAGCTGTATTGTTTACCGGGGAGTCACGCCCACCGAAGTTTTATATAACAATATCGCCGGGATAATGATTTTATCGGAATTATCGCCGGCGGTAAAATCACCGGTCAGGATTACGACCGTTAATAACGATATCCTTATGGGCAAGATAGACGGCGGGCAGAAAGGCAAATTGCTGTTCTCGTCGCCGGTCATAGGCCAGGTGGAACTACAATATTCGGCTGTCAAAAGCATCGAAATGGCCGTCAACAAGTTTTTTATTAGTGAACCGGGCGATACGGAAGAAGATATGGTTTATCTGTTGAGCGGAGACAAGGACAGGGGCGCTGTTACTTTGCTGGACAGCGACAGGCTGGTGGTTAAGTCGTCTCTGTATAACAAAGAGCTGTCCTATAAGTTGGCTGATGTCGGGCGCGTGGAGTTTATGAGTTCCCCGGTCTTGAACAAACCGGACAGGCCGGGATTTGAAACGACGGTCTTGTGCCGGGATGGCAGCCGGATAACCGGGTATATCGAGGGTAGCAAGAGCCATATCGGATTGAAGACGCGTTACAATATTAATTACAGCATTCCGCTGGACCGGATAATATTTGTTTATTTCCCCGGCAGCCGCTGCCGGTATCTTTCCGACGAAACGCCCTCTATAGTTAAGGAATACGCCTGGACCTTTGCTCAGGATGATATGTTTCTGTGGCCTTACCAGCGCGATAGGGGCGTTCGGATAGGCAAAGGCGAGCCGAAGAATATCTCCATAAAAGGCGCTGAATATCCCAAGGGGCTGGGCGTTCACGCCAACAGCGAATTGACGTATAAATTCGCCGAGTTCACCGCAGGCAAATCAGACGGCCAGTACCAGACTTTTTATGCGACCATCGGGCTGGACGATTCCGCCGAGGACAAGGCCAGCGTCCAGTTCGTTATTTATCTGGACGGCGTCAAGGCTTATGAAAGCAAGGTTTTTAAGAGCGGCGACGGCCCTGAGGAAATCGCCATCCCGTTGAATAAAACCAAGGAGATGAAACTGGTGGTGACCGATGTCGGAGATGGTTATGTCCACGACCGGGCGGTCTGGGCGCTGGCCAGGGTCATTAGGCCTTGA